In Phacochoerus africanus isolate WHEZ1 chromosome 1, ROS_Pafr_v1, whole genome shotgun sequence, the following are encoded in one genomic region:
- the DRD1 gene encoding D(1A) dopamine receptor: protein MRTLNTSTMDGTGLVVERDFSFRILTACFLSLLILSTLLGNTLVCAAVIRFRHLRSKVTNFFVISLAVSDLLVAVLVMPWKAVAEIAGFWPFGSFCNIWVAFDIMCSTASILNLCVISVDRYWAISSPFRYERKMTPKAAFILISVAWTLSVLISFIPVQLSWHKAKPTSPSDGNVTSLGKTTHNCDSSLSRTYAISSSLISFYIPVAIMIVTYTRIYRIAQKQIRRISALERAAVHAKNCQTTAGNGNPAECSQPESSFKMSFKRETKVLKTLSVIMGVFVCCWLPFFILNCMVPFCGSGETKPFCIDSITFDVFVWFGWANSSLNPIIYAFNADFRKAFSTLLGCYRLCPTSANAIETVSINNNGAVVFSSHHEPRGSISKDCNLVYLIPHAVGSSEDLKKEEAGGIGKPLEKLSPALSVILDYDTDVSLEKIQPITQNGQHPT, encoded by the coding sequence ATGAGGACTCTGAACACCTCCACCATGGATGGCACCGGGCTGGTGGTGGAGAGGGACTTCTCCTTCCGCATCCTCACTGCCTGTTTCCTGTCGCTGCTCATCCTGTCCACACTCCTGGGGAATACGCTGGTCTGTGCCGCCGTCATCAGGTTCCGACACCTGCGTTCCAAGGTGACCAACTTCTTCGTCATCTCCTTAGCCGTATCGGATCTCTTGGTGGCTGTCTTGGTCATGCCCTGGAAAGCGGTGGCTGAGATCGCTGGCTTCTGGCCCTTTGGGTCCTTCTGTAACATCTGGGTGGCCTTTGACATCATGTGCTCTACCGCGTCCATCCTCAACCTCTGTGTGATCAGCGTGGACAGGTACTGGGCCATCTCTAGCCCCTTCCGGTATGAGAGGAAGATGACCCCCAAGGCAGCCTTCATTCTGATCAGCGTGGCATGGACTCTGTCCGTTCTCATCTCCTTTATCCCAGTGCAGCTCAGCTGGCACAAGGCAAAACCCACGAGCCCCTCCGATGGGAATGTCACTTCCCTGGGCAAGACCACCCACAACTGTGACTCCAGCTTGAGCAGGACCTATGCCATTTCATCCTCCCTAATCAGCTTTTACATCCCCGTGGCCATCATGATTGTCACCTACACCAGGATCTACAGGATTGCCCAGAAACAAATACGGCGCATCTCGGCCTTGGAGAGGGCAGCGGTCCACGCCAAGAATTGCCAGACCACTGCAGGTAATGGCAACCCTGCGGAGTGTTCTCAACCAGAAAGCTCCTTTAAGATGTCCTTCAAAAGAGAGACTAAAGTCCTGAAGACGCTGTCCGTGATCATGGGGGTGTTTGTGTGCTGCTGGCTCCCCTTCTTCATCTTGAACTGCATGGTGCCCTTCTGTGGGTCTGGGGAGACCAAGCCCTTCTGCATTGATTCCATCACCTTTGACGTGTTTGTGTGGTTTGGGTGGGCTAATTCCTCCTTGAACCCCATCATCTATGCCTTTAATGCTGATTTTCGGAAGGCATTTTCCACCCTCTTAGGATGCTACCGACTCTGCCCGACGTCAGCTAATGCCATAGAGACGGTGAGCATCAATAACAATGGGGCCGTGGTGTTTTCCAGCCATCACGAGCCTCGAGGTTCCATCTCCAAGGACTGCAATCTGGTGTATCTGATCCCCCATGCTGTGGGCTCCTCTGAGGACctgaagaaggaagaggcaggTGGCATAGGCAAGCCCTTGGAGAAGCTGTCCCCAGCCCTGTCTGTCATTTTGGATTATGACACTGATGTCTCTCTAGAGAAGATCCAGCCCATCACACAAAATGGACAGCACCCGACCTGA